In Zingiber officinale cultivar Zhangliang chromosome 1A, Zo_v1.1, whole genome shotgun sequence, the DNA window AGTCAAGGTACAAGCTACTGAAGAGACAGTTCCATGATATCACCGAGATGTTGAATCATGGCAGTGGATTTGGGTGGAATGATGTTGAGAAGTGTATCATTACAACAAAAGATGTCTTTGATGATGGGGTTAAGGTAACTTTTTCTACTTTGTGTATTTCCATTTATTTGATAATTGTGGGTTTTTTGCTaatgatatatttttaatttagagtCATTTGACTGCTATTGGTTTAAGGAACAAAGAATTCCCCCACCTTGATGACTTGATGTTTGTGTGGGGGAAAGATCATACCACAGGAGCTAATGCAGAAATCTCTGCTGATGTAGTAGAAGAGATAAATTTATGCGATGAAGAGGTCGACATGTTTAATGTAGAAGCCCATGCTGAATGTTACAAAGGTGAAGAATCTAATGATGTCAACCAAGCAATAAGAAAATCTGAGACTCCAGATTCATGAATTTTTCCATCAAATAAGAAGTTAACTAGtagaaagagaaaaagaagactgACAATGTTCTAGGTGACTTGGTGGGAGAGATTCATAAATATGTTATTGCTGTTAATGAGGCTAATGAGGAGATGAAGAGAATTTTTACTTACTTCAAGAAACAAACTGAGAGTAGTGATAGAAAAATGAAGATATATGATGAATTAATAGAACTTTCTGAATTCTCTGAGCAAGAAATTAAGGATGTTGAGAAGTATATTCTCAAGGATGAACACAAGATTGATAGCTTCTTTGTATTTCCAAAGacatttaggagaaattatgtgGTGAAGCAGCTCAATGAAATCCATCCAAAATGAATTAGATAGTTGAATTAGGTTGTTGGTACTTATATTTTGATATACTTTTGGATAATCATGATACTATTTTGAACAAAACTTATTGGATGAATGTCATTTTAGATTGAACttagatgatattttattttatgtttatcaAAATTGCTGATTGAGTTAGTTCAAAAATgggatttttattaagttttgatGATAATATGTCATTTTATGTTTGTATTACTAGTTAAATCAGATCGAATTTCTGTTTGTATTGATGATAGTATATTATTAAGTTTTGTTGTTATATTTATGTTTTGATGATAGTATGCCCTTACCCAGCATTGGTACGTTGCATTTTCCTCCGATTCAAATGGTAGGTACTTTATAGTTCTTCAAAGCTCCTCTTCTCCGTTCCACTGAAACTCTGTGCTCGCTTCATTTTTCAGAGATCAACAGTTAGGATTATTCCAGCATAGCCCTAGCTCTGTTTGCTGTTTTGTTTTGCTAACCTCTATGTTAAGGTGTAATTTAAAGAGTTTTGGATATGAAAAAAATAAGAGGATACTTGATTCTTAACTACTATCATCCATAATATTCATACAAGGAAATGATTATGTTATTAAAGCTTCAGTTTGTTATTAGCATGATAATGCCTTTTCATTTCATTATTTCTCTGATGCATTCAGGTCAATTGACAAAATTGATCCCGTGTCCCCAATTGGCTAGAGAGTTTTGTTGGAATGTCTCCTGTTGACAAGAACATTATGTTCTTCAAAGCTCCTCTTCTCTATTCCACTGACGTTGACCTCTGTACTCACTTCATTTTTTAGAGATCAATAGTCAGGATTATTCTAGCACAACTCTAGCTTTGTTTATTATTCGTTGGTGGGAATGTGGAATTTGTGGGGAGATGAACTGTTGGGAAGAAGGTTGTTTGTGGGGGGCGTCTGATGCACATGATGTATTTATTCCAAGTCCTATTCATTAGAactgattttctttttattataaaAGTTGTTTAgattatagaaaaataaataaatatgcttTCTAATGGTGTTGCGATTCTCAAAGTGGCCAAAAACTTATTAGAACAGTTTGAAGGTTTTAAACATAAAAGATAGGGCTCAAAGTTAATGGAGGAAGAGTAATTTTGTTGAAGATTTTGAAACAAAATGTAAAAAGACATATCTTATTTTTAAGATTATTAAAAAGGATATttcattttaaaatcaaataaattaaaataatttgattttatattttatattataataattataactaaaacTTAATCGAAAAGCAGGGCCTTTTTAATTAGGTGAAATGTGACTCACAATCAATcgattattaatattaatattaatattaatattattttaaaaatattaattaaatatcaaattaatttaatttagattgaACCAGGGGTAATATAGTAAATGTACAACTAGATTATATATTAAAACCTCCAAACAaacaaatttttattatattacttATGACTGAACCAAATAACAttaggttatgttttattccctataatcttagttatgtgattattaaGTAATCAAATAACTAAGGTCATAattgataacttgaaccaaacacatcttaaAGGTCTCTTCTAGGTCATCAAACGTTTAGGTAAGGTATCTTATCAACTACAATTTTCACCAAAGTTCAAGATTTATCCTATCTTCTATGTGAGCATTCTAAAGCCTTATCATGAAGAAAAAGGATAACTCAAGCAAAAAGAAGTCTAATCACACACCGATAATTGTTGTCTCCTCTAATAAAGATGTGCATTATTATGGATAGAATCATTTGAGAGAGGGGTTCCAAACTATACCGAATACTTAGTAAAATGGAAGAATTTATTAGACACTAAAGGGAGATCGAGAGCATGTCAAGGACGTTGTGAGCTTAGGAGAGAATACGACAACCCACCCAATTTCAAGCCCAAGAAAGGATCTTGATCTACCCTTGCCCTACACTCTTGGCCCACGATCTTGGCCTATGATTCTTTTTTAGGTTCTTCTTTGAGATCAttctaaatatttcttttaaatctcctgattgtaaaaatatttaaatattttttaagcacTTTTCTAAATTTATAATGTATATGATTGGATCTAAGTAACCCTAATGATTTATTTAAGAGGAGGGTGTCTATAAATTTCTCCCTTGCTTTTACTTATAAATCATCCTCATGTAATTCTTAATAAtaacaagatttttttttttttacatactaATCTCTCCCATCTTCTCAATATAAATTTTACCTTCTATTGTATAAGTCTCTAACAAGTTAGACCCACTAAGTAACTTTACCATGATATGCAAGTGTTGCACAGGTAACTGGTGTAACCCGTAACAATAAGTATACGATTATATTTTTTGATGCCCCTTGCAATTCATACTTGGGCATACATACCTCCTAACGGGTCTACATGTGCTAATTAGAGACATGACCAAATAGTCAGGAAGACAAACCAAAGGAAGACCCTAAAAAGATATTGCTACTTGGGAACATCTCTATTATGGAACATCCCAGGAAAGATGTTACGGTTTAGAAACATCCTCGGAAAGATGTCCTGGCCAACTCACTTGGATGACAAAGTTGTGGTTAACTCACTTGGATACCTACTCAAGAAGATCAACCAAGTCCATCACTATATCTTTTCATGGCTAGTTGACTATATAAGAATATCTCCGATCGGGAACGTCCACTACATGGTGGTCTCGGGTCAccgacacatccttgcttgggaATAATCCTCCCAGACCATATCCTTTCGACTCCTAAATTTGACGTCAATAGATATGGCAGGTGGTGCCTCGTGTGGTGATGAGAAGTCGACCTGAGCTCGACAGACCGGGTAGGTGTTGTCCTCAACCCGGTGAGAGAAAGTCAATGCTAGTCCTACACTTGTGCATATCCTCTCTGCAtgaccttttaatttaatttgtctaTAGGATAAATCTAAAGTCCAACTAAtcttcaaaatatttattttatttgaaatacAGACtctgctgtttttttttttattgcttCTCTAAGTATTTTACCATTACCACACCCATAAGTTAAAAGTtataaaaattacaaaataaattttgtaatgagAGCTAATTAAATATTCTCAtaccatatttaatttatgataacTTTTTTTAGTTAAATTCTTAAAGTCATTATATGTAATCCCAAACTACTTCATTCCCCTTTCATTTCATTTAATATTTTGCCAAATTTCGTTACGCCGCGACGCATTGCATCGCTATGTCATGCAGAGTACTTTTCCGGGGTTCTCTGCAAACTCCATGTGCATCGCTCCCGCCGCCGCCATCGCCGGCTTTCTCTCGTGCATCGAGCAGTGCCTCGTCACCAGAAACCTCAAGCTCAGTGTCTGCCTCCACGCTGGCCTCATCAAGTCCGCCTTCAACCGCCACACACTCCTCGGCAACCGCCTCGTCGAGCTCTACTCCAAGTTCCGATCCCTCCGCTGCGCAGAATCCGCATTCCACGACCTCCCCTTCAAGAACCACCAATCCTACAACATCATGTTGGCTGCTTATTGCCGTGCCGGTCGCATCGACCTTGCACACCAACTGTTCGATCGATTACCTGACCAACACCTCGTTAGTTATAACACCATGATTCTGAGCCTAGCACGGCAAGGCTTTCATAGACAGGCTCTTGATCTCTTCCGCCGTATGCTGAAGCACTTTGTCGTCATGGATGAGTTCACAGTTGTTAGCGTTTGTGCTGCCTGTACCGGGCTGTGTTTCTTGAAATCTCTCCGGCAGTTGCATGCATCCGTCATTGTTTCTGGACTTGAATTCAATCTTATAATGTCAAACGTCATGATCGATTCGTATGGGAAGTGTGGAGACGTCGACTCGTCTCAGCACGTGTTTGATCAAATGGAAAGGAGGGATGTTGTTACTTGGACTTCATTGGTTGCAGCTTACACTTCAGCACGTAGACTTCAAGAGGCTCGGGCAGTATTTTTTAGCATGCCAGAGCGTAATACTGTTTCCTGGACATCGTTGATTTCTGGGTATGAGCAGAACAAGGAGGAGGAGGCAGCACTGGAGCTCTTCGAGCAGATGATGGCGAAAGGGTTTGTTCCAAATCCATTCACAGTGGTGTCTGTTTTGAGTGCTTGTGCAAGTTTAGGATTCACTGAGCGAGGAAGACAAGTGCATGGGTTTATTTTTCGAAGGTGCATAGGTTTGGACACCTTCAATGTCTTTGTTTCCAATGCCCTGATTGACATGTATGCTAAGTGTGGGAATATGGTCTCAGCTGCTTCATTGTTCCACTGGATGCCCAAACATGATATTGTTTCATGGAATTCGATTATAACAGGCTATGCACAGAATGGACATGGAAAGCAATCGCTTGATGTCTTTGAAAAGATGGTGACAGAGGGTGTAAGACCAAATCATGTTACATTCTTGGGGGTTCTTTCTGCTTGTAGTCATGCAGGGTTTGTCTCAGAGGGATGTCGGATACTATGTTTGATGGAGAAAGAATATGGTGTCTGCCCTAGGGATGAACATTTTGCCGCCTTCATTGATGCGCTTGGGCGCAAATGTCAAATCAAAGAAGCCATGGACTTCATAGAGTGTCTATCTTGTGAATTTGTTCCAGCAAGTGTAGCGACATGGGGAGCACTCCTTGGAGCTTGCCGAGTGCATGGGAACTTGGAAATTGCAAAGAGAGCTGCTGAGTCACTCTTTATGTTAGATCCTAAAAATGGAGCTAGATATACTCTGTTATCCAACGTCTATGCTGCAGCTGGCTTGTGGGATGATGCTCGACGGATCAAAGTGCTCATGAAGGAAAAAGGATTGAAGAAGGATCCAGGTTACAGTTGGCTAGAGTTGAGGAATGGAAAGCACATGTTTGTAGCTCGTGATACATCACATTATGAGACAGAGGATATTTACAGGTTGCTTGCTACtctggttgatcatatcaaagatGAAAGAGTAATAGTAGTAGAATGAAGAAATGCCAGATTGCTGTTGGCAATGTAAAGAATACATCAATTCATCAGTTCTTCTCAATAAAAATtagtctatgccatgctgtagcTACTTGAAGCGATTTCTACTGGTGCTATGTTGTAAGTCTTGACCTTGAACACTATCTGGTATCATCAGGTACGGGATGTATAAGCTCTCTATTTCCATGTTTATGATGATAATGCAATATCGAGTGCATTTTTGACTGTTCACACATCAATACTTTTAGCTTCCCAACTAACAAGAGTTGGAAATGTTGGAAGAATTTGAGTTGGTTAGAGATCAAAATGATAATGTTATGCTTTTTTGACCTGTCACCGAAAGGAACAATTTGAGATGGTATGACACAGTACTGCTTATTGTATAACTGCTTGATTGGAGGGAAGTAtattcaattgttaataatataTGGATGTATTGACAAGATTTTCTAGGATTATAAGAGTGCAATTCCCACTGTTGGGAATATGTCGTAAAGAAAACATTATCGGTATCTAATTGATGGTGTCCATTTAGATAtagtagcaaaaggtgattacgctcatcTCAGGCGCCTTTCACAGCCCGCCCCcaggttatgtgaagggagataaatcaaGGGGATAACTTATAGCCGACCGTCAAGTGGCTAGAGGGTGGGAGGGTTTTTTTTTCCTAAGGGCATGCGTCCGCCGAGAATTGACCCCTTGCTCCATTGTAGCAAAgttgtcatcctctaaccaactTGGCACCCCCGTAGGGACGTGCCCATTGAGATATAGCTGCCAGAGTAAGAAAAAGGTAAATTAATGCAATCTTAGCAATAGGAGAGAATGCATCAATATAATTAATCACATATTTGTGGATATCTTGTTGCAACTCAATGAATTCTAAAATTTGTTAATGGAGCCATTGGAGGATATTTTGTTAGTAAATACATATTTGCAACCCATAGTAAGTAGAGTAAGGAGCTCCCCTATACCAATATGATGCAATGCTACTATCTCATTGATCATTACTTGTTTCCTCCTTGGATCATATAAAACCTCTAAAATAGTTTGACTAATCTtgagtagaaagaaaaaaaaatattatggaGATAAAGAAGCATAACAAATGTAAAGGTAAAGAGGATGCAAGGTGCTGCACTCAACGATATTAGAATCACACAATTCAATTTGATTTGGGGTCCAATAATATGATTGGATGGTTTGgatccaaggtttaaaatttcgactcaTGTTGAGGTTTCGGTCCTAGACTGGAATGAtatggtttcggtatcgtatcatgCCGTGTTGATataatttcgatatttttttatttatatatagtaattattagataaatatgtttactgtgtataattttaaaataaattgtatattgattttatataaattttttgaacaacttaatatggttagaaaaactaattaaatatagttttctttaaagaTGTATTAATTACtctaattaaaattgatacatcataattatataaattaattgtttattcatttaattaattattagtttaaatcttatatatttaaaatagtaaaaaaatcaaaatatcaattaaacagtaaaaaaatgaaataataaaaaaattattagaatataaatatgatttattagatttttttatagaatttttagattttagaatttttaaatagatttaaaacagtaaaaagaatttttttataatatcaattaataattttttttattttatatatatatatatatatttatatattttatagggATTATTTAATCAGGGTTTATAAAAGTCTATTTAAAATATCAAATCTACAGTTGggatttgattaaattaattaaatcttttttCTTTTGTAACAGCACGCGTATGCAGTACAACGATCCCGCGAGCCCCACAAGCAGCGCTCGTGCGACGCTTCCGGCGGTGGCGGAAATGTTGCTGGACGCTTCCGGCGCCGGCGGAAACATTGCGGATGCTTCTGGCGGTGCCGGAAGCATCGCACGACGCCTCCGCTATTGTTAGAAGCGTTCTACGACGCTTCTGCCATTGCAGAGGTGTCGATCGCAGACGGATGGCAAACACAAAATTTGTTTGCGTGCTATGCTGCTTTCGCTTCCTCACCGGAATGGTAAATTTCGATGGTTTCGGGCGGCACGACTTGACATTTCAAACCTTGATTGGATCTATGCTTTAATAGGACTACATCATTAATAAAGTAACAATTTAAATGTAAAAACTAATATATGtgttttaagatttaatttagtAAAGTTATTCTATTTTCTGTTATATTAAATTACAAAACGGTATTGACAAAGGATAGCTAATGTATATAATTAAATTGCTATACACATACAagaataatatcatctacaataCTCTTTTGTAGGTAACCTAAAGAGCATATAATATGCAAATCTATACTTGTGGGTTGTCTTTGGCTTTGTATGTGGAGTTACCTAGCAAATCCAAAACATAGGGTGGATAGGAttgaagaagagagagagagagagaggcagcAACAACAATGGACACCTCCCAAATGATAGATAATGGGAGATGTCATGACCTAGCTGAGAATCTAAAGCACCGTGTCAGAGGAAAGCGGAAAACACATTGAGAGTTCTGTAAAGACAAGAAATATAATGGAAGGCATGAATTTATTGACAATCTAGAGCACACATGGTGGTATAAGTGAGGTTAGAGTTCACAAGTGTTTGGGAAAACTCAAGTTGCCCTTAGATAACTCTGGGGCATACTTCGTGGCAGCAAACATAAATTTGGttctaatttgaaatttaaaagtaACAAACATCTGTTATTCAGATTCTCTTTTGATCATTATTTGCCCTTAGCTTTGAACAAATGCTGTCCATTGACTCTTCTTTATTGCTAAGAATTGCAGTGAGTTATCTGACAAGAAGTGCTGCTTAGATACTCCTAAGCTGGTTCACAAGTCTACAAATATTAATTAGAAAAAGCATAACATGCTTAGCTGTCTTTGCTGTAATAATATAATGCTACTTcaattttgtttttctttgtgtTAGAAGTTGTTTGTAATATTTTATGGCAATACACTCAGTTCTTAGTATGTTTTCTCAAGTTGTAGATGTCACAGTATCAGCTAGATTTGTTCATTTTCTTTGAATGGTTCTCATGTTCAGATGACAATCTTCTCGAAAACGCATTTTTCCTGAAGTCCATCACTGACGCAGTAACACTAGTCAATGTCTATGCCATAAACCATACATCACATGATATGAATATATGCATATACAATGGAATCATTGTAAAACGCAAGTAGTAATTACAACATTCAATTCTATAATCCAATGCAAAATTGACTATCGAAACAAAAATAATCATAAATTTTTCAAGAAGGAAAGACTTAACAAGAATGCCATAAGTAGATTGCATCAATAGCTATTCATAGCACAATAAAAATGCAACAATAAAAACTTCTTAAGAAATAACATAACCACCAAATATATATTGCCCAATCCTCAATGTAGCTACTACCATCGTTGATGACAGAAATTTATCAGGAACGCCCAACTTATTGTTCATATAATCCTTGATATCAACTATTTCTATGATATCGAGTAATCAAGTATGTGTACGTGGATCCTAGATTTTCGTATGCATTCTTGCTAGCTACAAGGGTGGTAAAATGTGTCCACCTAAACATAGGTAAATTACCAAGCATGTTGTGCCCTCATACACATCTTGTCTTGACGTGATCAAAGGTGTCAACCAATATAGATTGCTCAGGGGTGTTAGTAATGCCACTAAGTGAACAACTTGATGAATAGCTAATGGGACCTTCATATACATTGGTCCATATTCCTTGTCTTTGGTTGGCTGTGATTTGTTGATActgtcacttgatcaattgatCCAAAAGGGTCTTGCAGTCATGGGCCATTGACCACTCATGGTTGCTGTTAATGAAAGAGACTTACTGCCCAGGAAGAAAACAGATAAGAGGGATGAAGAGACCAGAGAAGTTGTAAAATGAAATAGCTGTGGTAATATGGAGGTATGAGTTGTGaggcaaaaagaagaaacaatGCAATTATAAATTTAGGATTAAGGATTCATTACTAAGTAAATCTCATTCTTTAACAGATAAGCATAATACaacatttaattatatataaaagaACAACTGTTAATGGGACAATCTTCTAGTGCAGTCGATAATGGTCACCTTCTCTTCCCACAGAAGAAAAGGAGAACAGAAAAGGAAATAGATACCCTTTCAATTGCATGCAATCACTGTGCTTGTGTCTTTGGTCAACCATGAGTACCTAATGTATTCATCAGACGAAGTAGTGACATGAACAGAAagggaagaaaaaggaaaaaggtaaAGCACTCACATCAAGTTCCAAGAGTGCACTCTCCATCCAACCAAATCCACCACCAAGCCGTAATGGCATGGCAGTCCCACCCTATAC includes these proteins:
- the LOC122026495 gene encoding pentatricopeptide repeat-containing protein At2g22070-like — its product is MQSTFPGFSANSMCIAPAAAIAGFLSCIEQCLVTRNLKLSVCLHAGLIKSAFNRHTLLGNRLVELYSKFRSLRCAESAFHDLPFKNHQSYNIMLAAYCRAGRIDLAHQLFDRLPDQHLVSYNTMILSLARQGFHRQALDLFRRMLKHFVVMDEFTVVSVCAACTGLCFLKSLRQLHASVIVSGLEFNLIMSNVMIDSYGKCGDVDSSQHVFDQMERRDVVTWTSLVAAYTSARRLQEARAVFFSMPERNTVSWTSLISGYEQNKEEEAALELFEQMMAKGFVPNPFTVVSVLSACASLGFTERGRQVHGFIFRRCIGLDTFNVFVSNALIDMYAKCGNMVSAASLFHWMPKHDIVSWNSIITGYAQNGHGKQSLDVFEKMVTEGVRPNHVTFLGVLSACSHAGFVSEGCRILCLMEKEYGVCPRDEHFAAFIDALGRKCQIKEAMDFIECLSCEFVPASVATWGALLGACRVHGNLEIAKRAAESLFMLDPKNGARYTLLSNVYAAAGLWDDARRIKVLMKEKGLKKDPGYSWLELRNGKHMFVARDTSHYETEDIYRLLATLVDHIKDERVIVVE